The following proteins are encoded in a genomic region of Roseinatronobacter sp. S2:
- a CDS encoding ABC transporter permease, translating to MTRRTYLIKRVLQAVFSLWIIATILFFLFRMGLPDPTSVLITEGLNAEQRAAVRAQFGLEDPLWRQYVLFLTNAVQGEFGTSFSYRAPVSEIVWERLGNTMVLMLAAIVLAYAIGVPLGAWLSWRRGSSTDTVGIFVGLMFRSAPMFWTGMIAILIFGVGLLMFPTSGMRTLPYDADGFLDKIFTLDFLWHAILPVLIVALYYLGSPMLIMRNTMLEVYGEDFIEMARAKGLPERDILYKHAARNALLPVVTQLAVTIGLAAGGQVVVEVVFSWPGLGREILNAVRTSDFPLAQASFLIMAAFVISLNLLVDILYTTLDPRVSFR from the coding sequence ATGACACGCCGCACCTATCTGATCAAACGCGTTCTACAGGCGGTTTTTTCGCTGTGGATTATCGCGACGATCCTGTTTTTCCTGTTTCGCATGGGCCTGCCAGACCCGACCTCGGTGTTGATTACCGAAGGGCTGAATGCCGAACAGCGTGCCGCCGTGCGCGCCCAGTTCGGTCTGGAAGATCCGCTATGGCGGCAATATGTGCTGTTTCTGACCAATGCTGTGCAAGGCGAATTCGGCACGTCTTTCAGCTACCGCGCGCCGGTGTCTGAAATTGTCTGGGAACGTCTGGGCAATACCATGGTGCTGATGCTGGCCGCGATTGTGCTGGCCTATGCGATTGGCGTGCCTTTGGGTGCGTGGCTGTCATGGCGGCGTGGGTCCAGCACCGACACAGTGGGCATTTTTGTGGGGTTGATGTTCCGGTCCGCCCCGATGTTCTGGACGGGTATGATCGCCATTCTGATCTTCGGGGTGGGGCTGTTGATGTTTCCGACATCAGGTATGCGCACGCTGCCCTATGATGCGGATGGTTTTCTGGACAAGATATTCACGCTGGATTTTCTGTGGCATGCGATTTTGCCGGTGCTGATTGTGGCGCTGTACTATCTTGGATCGCCTATGCTGATCATGCGCAACACCATGCTGGAGGTGTATGGCGAGGATTTCATTGAAATGGCCCGCGCCAAGGGCCTGCCAGAACGCGACATTCTGTATAAGCACGCCGCGCGCAATGCGCTGTTACCGGTTGTCACACAGCTTGCGGTAACCATCGGTCTGGCCGCAGGCGGGCAGGTGGTGGTCGAGGTGGTGTTTTCATGGCCCGGTCTGGGGCGCGAAATCCTGAACGCGGTGCGCACGTCGGACTTTCCACTGGCGCAGGCCAGCTTCCTGATCATGGCGGCTTTCGTCATCTCTTTGAATTTGCTGGTGGATATCTTGTACACCACACTTGACCCAAGGGTGAGCTTCCGATGA
- a CDS encoding ABC transporter substrate-binding protein, whose translation MTRKFMLAGTSMLAMAGFAAPGISQEHVASVEILTTTESYDPIRYEGAFIVAEAWRELGLDVSVRPMEFSTLLDRFYSEQDFDATILGWSGRVDRLDPQFFLGTLDSRQADLGANNPGGYANPDYDALYDAQGAEFDIDARRDIVHEMQDLYMGDVPVVVLFHRDEVVAYNNTQFTNMNAMAGEGLYSEWVPMEAQPVGDRTTLRIGGPQEPDNVNPLASTSVWGWKWMRMYYDRLVRLSPDVEPVPWAASSVDAVDDVTIDVTLREGMTFHDGAPLTAEDIAFTFNYYMDSEYSYFNSYLAPVESVEVTGDLTVRFNLSEPSAPFATITLSQIPILPAHIWSEIENPQDLTPEEIPTVGSGPFAFDRYDRGEFMSLTTNRDHFHADEIAVDGVEFVIYADAEGVFTALQTGQIDMTAWRMEPGQIPLAEGNDDLTVVSVPDFGYFHMTYNTRREPFDDRAVRRALTMAMDRERMVNVLLDGRGEVGTTVVAPVNAFWHNPFVERFEYDMDAARAELEAAGYSWDSDGRLQR comes from the coding sequence GTGACACGGAAATTCATGTTGGCCGGCACATCGATGCTGGCAATGGCCGGGTTTGCAGCGCCTGGCATCTCACAGGAACACGTCGCTTCGGTGGAGATCCTGACCACGACGGAATCCTATGACCCGATCCGCTATGAAGGGGCGTTCATCGTCGCGGAAGCATGGCGCGAACTGGGGCTGGATGTGTCCGTGCGCCCGATGGAGTTCAGCACATTGCTGGACCGGTTCTATTCCGAACAGGATTTCGACGCGACAATTCTGGGCTGGTCAGGCCGCGTGGACCGTCTGGACCCGCAATTCTTCCTTGGTACGCTGGACAGCCGACAGGCCGATCTGGGCGCCAACAACCCCGGCGGTTATGCGAACCCCGACTATGACGCGCTTTATGACGCGCAGGGTGCCGAATTCGACATCGACGCGCGCCGCGATATCGTCCATGAAATGCAGGATCTGTATATGGGCGATGTGCCGGTTGTGGTGCTGTTTCACCGCGACGAAGTGGTGGCCTATAACAACACCCAGTTCACCAATATGAACGCCATGGCGGGCGAAGGGCTGTATTCTGAATGGGTGCCGATGGAAGCTCAGCCTGTGGGCGATCGCACTACGCTGCGCATCGGTGGCCCGCAAGAGCCGGACAATGTGAACCCGCTTGCCTCGACCAGCGTTTGGGGCTGGAAGTGGATGCGCATGTATTATGACCGTCTGGTGCGCTTGTCGCCGGATGTGGAGCCTGTGCCATGGGCGGCGTCAAGCGTCGATGCGGTGGATGATGTCACCATTGATGTCACCCTGCGCGAAGGCATGACCTTCCATGATGGCGCGCCGCTGACCGCCGAGGATATTGCCTTTACCTTTAACTATTACATGGACAGCGAGTATAGCTATTTCAATTCCTATCTCGCCCCTGTTGAATCGGTCGAGGTGACAGGTGATCTGACAGTGCGTTTCAACCTGTCGGAACCGTCCGCGCCTTTTGCCACGATCACGCTTAGCCAGATCCCGATCCTGCCTGCGCATATCTGGTCGGAAATCGAAAACCCGCAAGATCTGACGCCCGAGGAAATCCCGACTGTCGGGTCCGGTCCTTTTGCTTTTGACCGCTATGATCGCGGCGAATTCATGTCGCTGACCACCAACCGCGACCATTTCCACGCCGATGAAATTGCCGTGGATGGGGTGGAGTTTGTGATCTATGCCGATGCCGAAGGCGTGTTTACCGCGCTGCAAACCGGCCAGATTGACATGACCGCCTGGCGGATGGAGCCGGGGCAGATCCCGCTTGCCGAAGGCAATGACGATCTGACGGTCGTATCTGTGCCCGACTTTGGCTATTTCCACATGACCTATAACACCCGCCGCGAGCCATTCGATGATCGCGCCGTGCGTCGCGCGCTGACCATGGCGATGGACCGCGAGCGGATGGTCAATGTGTTGCTGGACGGTCGTGGCGAGGTTGGCACAACAGTGGTCGCCCCCGTCAATGCGTTCTGGCACAACCCGTTTGTCGAACGGTTTGAATACGATATGGACGCCGCGCGCGCCGAACTTGAAGCGGCTGGCTACAGCTGGGACAGCGACGGGCGCCTGCAGCGCTAA
- a CDS encoding ABC transporter permease subunit, whose protein sequence is MTLPPILRAAMGPLRLMVQDRLAVIGMCVLGVIIAMALFAPLLSPHDPRHINEIEDGSVLVRGSDVWELRESLGPLALNDAAHHAGQSIIVGRSGTVWTRATEGDWARVDVETEADLNAVDLNADGRAIVVGGLGTILLGNDTGWQVIPAPEADLRSVIWLDAVTALIVGANEEIWLLDATAGNIAEIDSPVGRGFPLNAVALDADGTALIVGERGLAIRYDPDTGTAALERIGSSRDLNHIHIAPGGTALVVGERGTLVRRDTADGAWTTDPAPDTRALRAGWIGDDGRAVAAGRNGIIMEWDGAAWQIAPTESERHLRALLVVGDDWLALGSDRFVTRLSPPSREHWFGTDHLGRDLFSQNVHGSQIALLVGFLGATLVVLIGTNVGLIAGYYRGRTETILMRTVDVMYGIPFEPFALILVLLFQPSLTIVILAVSLLTWRTVARLIRSQVLSLRERPFVKAARVAGASDLRIMYLHIFPNVLPLVFLELAIIVGVSIIAEATLSFLGLGPPQSISWGGILHDARLSGAWRTAWWWNLPPGILIMTTVLSVFFISRSLEVVANPRLRARQ, encoded by the coding sequence ATGACCCTTCCCCCGATTTTACGCGCGGCCATGGGGCCTCTGCGGTTGATGGTGCAAGACCGGCTGGCCGTGATTGGCATGTGTGTGCTGGGTGTGATCATCGCAATGGCGCTGTTTGCGCCGCTGCTGTCCCCGCATGACCCGCGCCATATCAATGAGATCGAGGATGGCTCGGTTCTGGTGCGCGGTTCTGATGTGTGGGAATTGCGCGAAAGTCTGGGGCCCTTGGCGCTGAACGACGCTGCCCATCACGCCGGACAATCCATTATTGTCGGGCGTAGCGGCACAGTCTGGACGCGCGCGACCGAGGGCGACTGGGCGCGCGTTGATGTCGAAACCGAGGCTGATCTGAACGCGGTTGACCTGAACGCAGACGGGCGCGCAATTGTGGTGGGCGGCTTGGGCACCATCCTGTTGGGCAATGACACAGGCTGGCAGGTTATTCCCGCCCCCGAAGCCGATCTGCGTTCGGTGATATGGCTGGATGCTGTCACTGCGCTGATTGTCGGCGCGAATGAAGAAATCTGGCTTCTGGATGCAACCGCAGGCAATATTGCGGAAATCGACAGCCCTGTCGGGCGCGGTTTCCCTCTGAATGCTGTGGCGCTGGATGCTGATGGCACAGCCCTGATCGTGGGCGAACGGGGGTTGGCCATCCGCTATGACCCGGACACGGGAACGGCGGCGCTGGAACGCATCGGGTCCAGCCGAGATCTGAACCACATTCATATCGCGCCGGGCGGCACCGCGCTGGTTGTGGGTGAACGCGGCACGCTGGTGCGGCGTGACACCGCAGATGGCGCGTGGACCACGGACCCTGCACCCGACACCCGCGCGCTGCGCGCCGGCTGGATCGGCGATGACGGGCGCGCGGTTGCGGCGGGGCGCAATGGCATCATCATGGAATGGGACGGTGCCGCGTGGCAGATTGCGCCCACTGAAAGCGAGCGTCATTTGCGCGCGCTTCTGGTCGTTGGCGATGACTGGCTGGCGCTTGGGTCGGACCGGTTTGTCACGCGCCTTTCGCCCCCCTCGCGCGAGCATTGGTTCGGCACCGACCATCTGGGCCGTGATCTTTTCAGTCAGAACGTGCATGGCAGCCAGATCGCGTTGTTGGTGGGCTTTCTGGGGGCCACGCTGGTCGTGCTGATCGGCACGAATGTCGGCCTGATTGCAGGCTATTACCGGGGGCGCACTGAAACCATCCTGATGCGCACGGTCGATGTGATGTATGGCATCCCGTTTGAACCCTTTGCGCTGATTTTGGTGCTGTTGTTCCAGCCCAGCCTGACGATTGTTATTCTGGCGGTCAGCTTGCTGACATGGCGCACGGTCGCACGGTTGATCCGGTCACAGGTGCTGTCATTGCGCGAACGTCCTTTCGTCAAGGCCGCGCGCGTGGCGGGCGCGTCCGATCTGCGGATCATGTATCTGCATATTTTCCCCAATGTGTTGCCGCTGGTGTTTCTGGAACTGGCCATCATCGTCGGCGTGTCGATCATTGCCGAAGCGACGCTGTCTTTCCTTGGGCTTGGCCCGCCGCAATCCATCAGCTGGGGCGGTATCTTGCATGATGCGCGCCTGTCGGGTGCGTGGCGGACTGCGTGGTGGTGGAATCTGCCGCCGGGTATTCTTATCATGACGACGGTGCTGTCGGTCTTTTTCATCTCGCGGTCGCTGGAAGTGGTCGCAAACCCAAGATTGAGAGCGCGGCAATGA